ACCTCCACCCGCACCCGGGTGCAGCCCCACCCCCGCAGCACCTCCTCGGCGGCGAGCACGGCGATGGTGCCCCGGCCGCGTCTGCGCCGGGACTCCTCGACGGCGAGCGAGCCCAGCACCCCGGCGGTCGGGCCGAACGCGTCGTCGGTGCTGATCGCGACGGCGCCGACGGGCCGTCCGTTGTCGCACACGTCGTAATGGCGGGCCCGCGCGCCGTCGGCGCCCTGCTGAAGCGGCCCGGACGGCCGGAGTGTCGTGGTCATCAAGGGTTTGTATCCCCTGCGCGAGGCCCCGTCACGCGCTTTTCGGGGCCTTCGGGGCTGTGGGGCCGCCCGGCCCGTTACGGGTCGAGGTCGTCGCCGGACCGCTCGGCGAAGATCCGCATGGCCTTCGCCGTCACCGGCCCGATCTTGGAGGCCGGCTCGCGGTCGTCGAGGCGGTGCACGGCCTGGACGTCACGGAGCGTCGAGGTAAGGAACACCTCGTCGGCCTCGGCGAGAACATCCATCGGGAGGTCGGTCTCCTCGGCCCCGGTCCACTCCACGGTCAGCGCGCGGGTGATCCCGGCGAGGCAGCCGGAGGCCACCGGCGGGGTGTGGATGCGGCCGTCCAGGACGACGAACACGTTGGAGCCGGTGCCTTCGCAGAGGCGGTCGGCGGTGTTGGGGAACAGCGCCTCGGACGCGCCCCGCTCCCGTGCCCGTGCCAGGGCGACGACGTTCTCGGCGTACGAGGTGGTCTTCAGGCCGGCGAGCGCGCCGCGTTCGTTGCGCGTCCAGGGGACGGTGATCACCGCCGTGCTGTCCGGGCGGCGCTTCACCCCGTCGAGGGCGACGACGAGGCTCGGTCCGTCGGTCCCCCGGTCCGAGCCGAGCGGGGACAGCCCGCCGGTGTAGGTGATCCGCAGGCGTCCCAGGGCGACGGGATTGGCGTCGATGACCGCGGCGGCCGCGCGGCGGACCTCGTCGTGGTCCGGCTCGGGCAGCCCCAGGCCCCGGGCGGAACGGGTGAGGCGGTCGAGGTGCCGGGTCAGCGCGAAGGGGCGCCCCTCGCTCGTACGCACCGTTTCGAAGATGCCGTCGCCCACGGTCAGCCCGTGGTCGAGCACCGACAGCCGGGCGTCGTCGGCGTCCCGCAGTCCGCCGTTGACCCAGATCCTCATAGCGCGGTCCTTCCTGTCTCCGAATACGCACCCGACGCTACAGCGAGCAGCCGGGAGGCCTTGAGTTCGGTCTCGTCCCATTCGCGCTCCGGGTCCGATCCCCAGGTGATCCCGGCCCCGGTCCCGAACCGCAGCAGCGGCGCGGGCCCGGCCCGGTCGATCCAGAACGTCCGTATCCCGACGGCGAGCGAGGCCGTGCCCCGGTCGGCGTCGACCCAGCCGATCGCACCGCAGTACGGTCCGCGCGGGGCCCGCTCCAGCTCGGCGATGATCCGCAGCGCGCTGGACTTCGGCGCCCCGGTGACCGAGCCGGGCGGGAAGGCCGCCGAGAACAGCTCGGGCCAGCCCGCTCCGTCGGCCAGCCGGCCCCGGACGGTGGAGACGAGGTGGACGAGACCCGGGTGCTTCTCCACCACGCAGAGATCGGGCACGCTCACGCTTCCGGTGGCGCAGACCCGGCCCAGGTCGTTGCGGACCAGGTCCACGATCATCACGTTCTCCGCGTGGTCCTTCGCCAGCAGGTCGTCCTCGGTCCGGCCGGTGCCCTTGATCGGGCCGGACTCCACGGTCCGCCCGTCGCGCCGGAGGAAGAGTTCCGGGGAGGCGGTGGCGATCTCCACGCCGTGGCCCGGCAACCGGATCGTTCCGGCGTACGGGGCGGGGTTGCCGCGTGCGAGCAGGGACGTCAGGGCGTCGACATCGGCCCCGGCCCCGCCGCCGGGGAGCGGTGCGGAGAGCACCCGGCAGAGGTTGGCCTGATAGACGTCGCCCGCCGCGATGTGTTCACGGATCCGCCGTACGCCCGCCGTGTAGGCGTCACGGTCCAGCGAGGAGGTCCAGTCCCCGGTGGCGGGCCCGCGCCACGCTCCGGGCACGGGAGGAGGCACCGCCTCCTTGCGCACGTCGGAGAAGCGGGCACAGACGCTGCGCCCTTCGAAATCGGCGCATACCGCCCAGAAACCGGATGAGTCGAGAGCCGCGGGATCGTGGGTCACATCCTGCAGACCTGAGGCGATGAGGCCGTCGAAACGGGCCAAGGGGGCGAGGTCGGACACGCGAATGAGTCTAGGACGGCGCGCGGTGACCTGCGCCGGGGCGAGGTCACCGCAGCACGCTGCACAAACGCGTTTTTGTACTGGCCCAGGAATCCGCTAGAGTTCAACACGTCGCCGGGACGCGCAAGCGGGCCGGGAAAGACAAGCGGACGTAGCTCAGTTGGTAGAGCGCAACCTTGCCAAGGTTGAGGTCGCCAGTTCGAACCTGGTCGTCCGCTCGCAGAAGGTGGGGGATTCTTCCCGAGCCCCCATCCCTGGTGGAGTGGCCGAGAGGCGAGGCAACGGCCTGCAAAGCCGTCTACACGGGTTCAAATCCCGTCTCCACCTCCAAGGACGATTAGCTCAGCGGGAGAGCGCTTCCCTGACACGGAAGAGGTCACTGGTTCAATCCCAGTATCGTCCACTGGTCCGCGAGGATCCCCGCGCGATTAGCTCAGCGGGAGAGCGCTTCCCTGACACGGAAGAGGTCACTGGTTCAATCCCAGTATCGCGCACGCAGTACACGCAGGTTCGCCCTGCGCGATTAGCTCAGCGGGAGAGCGCTTCCCTGACACGGAAGAGGTCACTGGTTCAATCCCAGTATCGCGCACCACAGAGAGCCCCCGGCCGTCTCCACGACCGGGGGTTCTCTCGTCGTACGGTCCGGCCCCTCCGTGTCCCGGCGGCACGTGGCCGCCGGGACACGGAGGACGTTCGGAACGATCAGGACGAGAACAGCATCCGGCCGAAGCCCTTCTGGCGGTGGTGGCCGTAGTGCCCACCGTGCCCGCCGTGCTGCGGCGCGCCCCAGGCGGGGGCGGGGGCGTGGGCGGCCGGCGCGGCCGGGTAGGCCTGCGGGGCGGGGGGCGCGGGCGGGGCCTGCTGGGACCACTGGGACTCCAGGCGGGTCAGCGACTCCAGTTCGCCGTAGTCGAGGAATATCCCCCGGCAACCGCTGCACTGCTCGATCTGAACGCCGTTGCGGTTGTACGTGTTCATCTGCGCGTGACACTTCGGGCACTGCATCATCGGCTCGGCTCCTCGCCCTCGTTGTGCCGTCGCCGGAATGTCTGCCC
The nucleotide sequence above comes from Streptomyces sp. NBC_01116. Encoded proteins:
- a CDS encoding aminotransferase class IV — encoded protein: MRIWVNGGLRDADDARLSVLDHGLTVGDGIFETVRTSEGRPFALTRHLDRLTRSARGLGLPEPDHDEVRRAAAAVIDANPVALGRLRITYTGGLSPLGSDRGTDGPSLVVALDGVKRRPDSTAVITVPWTRNERGALAGLKTTSYAENVVALARARERGASEALFPNTADRLCEGTGSNVFVVLDGRIHTPPVASGCLAGITRALTVEWTGAEETDLPMDVLAEADEVFLTSTLRDVQAVHRLDDREPASKIGPVTAKAMRIFAERSGDDLDP
- a CDS encoding chorismate-binding protein; this translates as MSDLAPLARFDGLIASGLQDVTHDPAALDSSGFWAVCADFEGRSVCARFSDVRKEAVPPPVPGAWRGPATGDWTSSLDRDAYTAGVRRIREHIAAGDVYQANLCRVLSAPLPGGGAGADVDALTSLLARGNPAPYAGTIRLPGHGVEIATASPELFLRRDGRTVESGPIKGTGRTEDDLLAKDHAENVMIVDLVRNDLGRVCATGSVSVPDLCVVEKHPGLVHLVSTVRGRLADGAGWPELFSAAFPPGSVTGAPKSSALRIIAELERAPRGPYCGAIGWVDADRGTASLAVGIRTFWIDRAGPAPLLRFGTGAGITWGSDPEREWDETELKASRLLAVASGAYSETGRTAL
- a CDS encoding zf-TFIIB domain-containing protein; amino-acid sequence: MMQCPKCHAQMNTYNRNGVQIEQCSGCRGIFLDYGELESLTRLESQWSQQAPPAPPAPQAYPAAPAAHAPAPAWGAPQHGGHGGHYGHHRQKGFGRMLFSS